aaaacaaaaaaaaaaaacatggactgTGAGGGTCATGGACGCCTCAAAGCAGATTCGTATGTAATTCAAATGTATTGAGATTTAACCCTGCGGAAACTTTGCGTTCCTGTTTGGTGGTGATGTCTTGATAACATCAGTCACTTGCAAATACTTTTCTGGATGTTTCCAGTTAGTGGGATGTTTCAAATCAGTATGCAGAAGTGGCAGTGAGGCTTCAGACTGCTTTAAATGCTccatttcagacattttttctACTCTTTGTCCGATAtcatgtccaaaaaaaaaatagccacaGCTCTGGCCCTGCTTGACCTTCTGTCCGTATGAGATCACTAAGGAGAAGATGTACACTGTGTACAAGATTTACAAGTCTAAAGAGCCAGTCAACAGTTGAAATGAGAAACACTTTAGCCAATCATGTTGTTGcactgacacatgcacacagtagAGGTTAGTAACAGCTTCCTTTGCTATGCTGTAGGCGTGAGTAGTAGCAGAGTCGCGGCTCTCTCCCCAGTCTCAAAGCGGTTTTTAAATAAGCCCCCAGATCCGATTCAAGATGGCTGCTGAATTGAGAGATTTGCTTATTGAAGGCCTTTGTTAACAGCTCCTTCTAAAATACATACAGCTAAGAACACAGATTAGAAGGTGTCCTGCTTTCAAAATAACCATCAACTTACTCCTGCTGTTCAGGGAGAAGGAGCTAAAGCCGCTGTTAAAGGAAGCTCCAGAAAACAGTCGCTGCTGTTCTTACTCTCACAGAAGAAAAATCTGGAAGCAAGACGGCACCAGAAACCTACCAAACAGATCCCACTGAGATGATCttgcttaataataataataatttaataataacacaagCACAAAGAGCCTAATGTTGAGTTAAACACAGAAGGccatgagaaagaaaaatatccagTTTCAGATTCAGCCAACTTTGCAAGGATGATGAACTTTAGGAgtgtgaaaaaacaggaaggccTTCTTAAATCATCTAAATTCTCCTCCAGTGTTCATATTTAGACACAAGACTAAAATTACCATTAACCATTAAGCtcaagaaacaaagagaaagaacaCAATGGATTCTTTAAGAAGTCACTTCTCACTCTGAGCATGCTCTCAGTTATTACACCAACCACACCAACATTCAGACTAAATGGTTAAGCTTTATTTACAGCAGCTGGTTCGTGGAGTGGATGATGTCAAATAAAACCTTATTCCAACATATTTAAATGCGTCAGAGTACAAAGAGCTGAGCTGCGGCCACCTTGATCATCGTATTTCTGTTACCACTCACTACAGTACATGTGGGTGTCCCAGCCTGTTCTTAGTGGTTGGAACGGAAGTGACAGCACAGGCGCAGATGGGAAAAACAAACGTAACAAACGTAATATACAGGTCAAACATAGCAGAGTCCTGGCTTATTTTACCTGGGTGCTGTTAGCCTTGTATACAGTGTATGGCTTGGATATGCTGCTTTATGCACATACAAACCACCAACAACCCTGTGCCCTGGCACCCTTCTGCAGGAGCTCTTATAGCTCTTCATAATCGCCATCATCTCTTTTGATTGATGCTGCCCCACCGCCCAGAAAGTCCTCCAGCTCATCCACTTCGGTTTTCTTGgtcctggatttttttttctttttctccttctcatCGGGCACTGCAGCTTCatccttttcccttttcttgtgtttgtgtttcttcttgCTCTTTTCATCCTCCTGTAAGTGACGGCACACAGTTTACTGTAGGACTCGCCGGTAGAACCTCAGAGGCTGTTCACGACAtaaaaagctgaacttttctaTTTCTGTTCACGTTCATAGCAAAACAACAGAATCCttttaataaaggaaaaaaaaaacccctgcggTTTGCAGACTTGCAGTTAAAGACTTAAATCAAGTTTGAAGTCTGAAGCGTCTGACCCCTCACTGGTGAGTGTGTTAGATAAGAATGTCCACTCATTATGTCTTTGAATTTTCATTCAAATCTTTACAAATaatcatttaacattttacataCACCTTTGTAGCAGCAATGTCTCCAAACTATCCTCTTGCTCACCGACCGTCACCACAGCTCAGTACCAGGCATTCAATTTCTAATACCGGTAGATACTATACACTCGATGGTCAAtgagaaaaactgttttatttctcttctttaGACACAAAGTCCTTACAGTATGTAATATCAACAAAAAGTTTACCTctttgctcttcttcttctttttcttcttttccttggaGGAgtgcttgctttctttctctGAAAGAGGAGCACATGCATACAGCACTCTCACAAGTGGTGAACATCTGATGGAGTCATTTTAAATACGTTTTATGTTAAAGTTCAGTTTCTTAACAAAACCAGCAGAACAGACCATTTCAAAAAAGGACAATTGTTTTAACCACTTAATAACATGAAACAATTACATCCTTGCTTCTAAATTGAGATAAAATTGACGTTACTGTAATCAgccctaaaaatcttagaatATGGTGTCTAGACCaatactctggatggcattaccctGGTCTCAGTTAACACTGAGTAATGGAGTTGTTTTTGACCAAGATATTTCCTTCAATatacatattaaataaatacgTGAGGCTGTCTTactttgtaaaattaaaaaacctgctgtctcagagtgactctgaaaaactagttcatgcatttattacttctaggctggattattgtaattattcattatcaggatgtcctaaaaactccctgaaaatccttcggttgatccaaaatgctgaagcaagagtactgacaggaactagaaagagcatatttctcccatactGGCTTCTTTTGATTGGCTCCCTTAAATCCAGAACGaaattttaaaatccttctcatcACGTACAACGTTTCGCATAATTAGGCCACCCCatcagagcactttgctctcagacagcTGGGTTagttgttgttcctagagtatttaaaagtagaattgggaGGCAGAGCCCTcggttttcaggcccctcttctatgaaaccagcttccagtttggatttgagagacagacactatctctacttttaagattaaacttaaaactttcctttttgctaaagcatgtaccctgaatcctcctttagttatactgcaataggtgtaggctgctgggggattcccatgatgcattaagtatttcttcttcagttacCTTTCTCCCTCAGTATGTGCTtacacacctctctgcatttaacaatTAGTTAATATTAAACTCTGGGTCTCTTCCATGATGCATCTTTTGTctgactgttggggttttctctctgttattgtggggtctttacaTAACAATATCAAGCACCTTGAAGTCACTGTGCAATATCAATTGAATCTAAAGGGTTCTGTTGACCTAATCTGCCTGCTCATCAGCTAATCAAATGTGGAGTTACATCGACAAGTATTTAAGGACTTGCCTTCCTGATCCTCGCTGCTTTCCTTGGCTGCAGGAGGCTCTTCTTGGATCCCGAGACCAAACAGGTCAGTGTCGTCCTTGGGTTTGAAGGTGATCACAGTGGGTTTTAGGGGTTCTGGCACCTTGGCTAACTGCATGTCATCATCAGAGAGGTCAGACAGAAGCTCATCCCTGACTGGAAATGTATCCTGCATTCAAAAAGGGATGCAAATGTATATTCATTaaagaagcagaacagaaaagttttaatTGACTTTTCATCTATTTAATTTCTGTTGCAGATTTTGCTTTCCAGATCTGTGACCTGAACTGGCCTCATAGTGGAAGTATCTTTGTTTACCTTTGCAATTTTAGGTGTGTCTGATGCTTCAGAGTCAAAGTCAGGGTCATCCATCACAAACGAGAGCATTTGCTGAGCCACAGGAGCCTCAGGGTCTGTGTCAGAGTCCTCCACTTTGGGCGTGCTTCCCTTCTTCTTGCCTTGGTGTCGGGCTGGCTGCTCTACTGCGGGAGTTAAAGTGAGGGAGATGGGTGGTGTGGTTTGGCCCTGGGGATCCGGAGCTTTAGATGTCACCTTTGGTTTTGTGATTATAGGCCTGATTCAAGGAAcacgtaaaaaaacaaaacaaaaaacatatcagATCACAATGGGGGAAAGGGGGGGGGATAGGCTGCATATCTACACTGATATGTACTGGGTCATGCGTTAGGGATGCCACATCGTTTACACATCAACCTACAGTGACACCTCAAAACTcaaagtgaagaagtgatgcaGCAGGATAATCCATTTTGTCAAAATTTCATTGCAAAAATGGTACTCAGTGGTTTGTATGGCTgtatgtttgtatgtgcttGTATGTATGTGTGACAACGTCGGGGCATGCTCCTAATGAGATGACAGCTGATGTCTcaggacccactgcaccagtGTAGGGTCTGACAGTGGGCCCGGGAATTTCAACGTGATACCTAGCGTCACTCAGGGTGCTGCTGGCTAGCCCTATAGCGGTCTGTGTGTCCCTCCATTGATATGTCCCTCTCTGACACTACCAAACCAGTCAAGTTTAACGATGTTACAGACAGAATAACGTTCTCCATGGCTTCTTCAGACTGtttcacatctgtcacatgtgctcagggtgaacctgctctTGTCTCTGAAATGCCAATCGAGCTACATGGTGTTGGGCAGTGAACACAGGACCCTACTAAAGGATGTTGAGCCCTCAggccaccctcatgaagtctgtttctgatgaTTTGTTCAGAGACACTGACatcagtggcctgctggaggtcattttgtagctctggcagAGCTCACCCTGTTCCTTCTGGGACAAAAGAGCAAATACTAGACCTGCCGATGGGTGAAGGACCTTTTGTGACTCTGTCCAGCTCTCACAGAGTAACTGCCTGTCTCCTGTATTCTCCGCTATGTTCCTGAAACTATGCTGGGAGGCACAGCAAACCTTATTGCAAGTGTGCGTATTGATGTGCCATTCCGCAGGAGTTGGACTACCAGTGCAACCTATGCGGGGTCCTGATATAAcctcatgctaccagtagtgacactgGCCCTAATCAAATGCATACAACTAGagaaaaacagtcagaaaagatcAGGAGGCAGAAAATACCAGTggcctccacctgtaaaactATTCCTGCTTTGTTGTCGCATTGTTGCCCTTCTAGGTCACCTCTTGTTAAGTGAACTGATTAACAACCTCCTGTGCTACTTAACTGATAAGATCAATATCCCCGAGGTTTCACTGACTTAATGCTAAACTCAgattaaaaagtgtttctttaattttttgagcAGTATATCACTTGTGTCACTAATGAAATTTCTTGACTTACGCTTTGAGCTCAGGTTTACTTTCCAGGTCTTGATCCTGTGAGATTACAAGCGCTGTTGGTATTCCCTCCTCCTCGTCACTGCTCAGAGTGATATCTTTAATGGGGGGGAGGGCCTTAGAGTTGGAAAGGCTTGGCTCAGTATCATCAGGGTCAAGCTCATCCTGGAAACTGGACACCATGGGGTTTCCTCTATCCTCACCATCACTGGGTTGAAGCAAGAACACGAAAAGTTGGTTCAAAGAGGCTTGAAGAGGTGACCGAAAGCAGACACTTAGTGACTAACAATGtagtaaaacatttaaaaatttaattCAACCTCTTCTAAATGTTGAATAAAGAaggtaaaatgtaaaacattgaCAAAGAGTATtttctaaaagtaaaaacaggcCAAGTCAGAAGTATTTGTGAAAATTTTCACCTGTCACTGTCCACAGTGGGAGCTGCTGCAGGTCGGGGCACCTTGGTCTTGGAGGGCAGGCTGTCCTCCAAGAAACTCTTGTCCAGTCTCTCATCTGGCACAAAATCATCCACACTCTGCACCTTAGCAGGACACACTGGTACAGGAGGCTCCTCTGAGGAAAACATTGAGACAATTTTTGACTGAGAGCAAAATGACTCAGAACAAAAATCTACGCTTTAAAGTTCAAAAGCTCCAAAGCAGAAccactgtgtgtttgcttttagcTAATTATACAGAAACTGCAGGGAAAGACTGAAATCACATGACATTCCAACACCAGCCAGTCTTTTGATCCTTTTAAATGCTCCGCATTTCTCAACTCCCAAGTCTCAAACCTTGTGACTACTTACTATGGACCTGGCAGTTTCAGTTACGGTCAACAAATATATTCTAAAGCTGGTCTGGATACTCTCAGTGCCCGGAGGACAAAGAAAACTCAAAGTGAACTCTTTATTCAGTAACTGATATAACAATCTCCATTGAATGTGTTCATTAGCTTACTACATTCTAGTTTATCAAGATTTGACGGATGTGACTGAACAGCTTTCTTAACCCTTAGATGATTCTTTAAAATCCTCACTCTTCTCGTCTTTGACTCTTTCTAAAGACAAAACAGTGGAGCTTCTCAAAAAGTGctgtaaaaatattatatagtaATATTTGTTCCACTTTAAATGACTCAGTCAACTACTTTGGTCTGAACTTTTAATAtccaatattaataatatttaatgGATTTTAATGATTTGAAGGCCAGTATGTTTATATAGCTCCACTGATTtttatcaaaaaaacaaaaacaaaaaaaaaaccccaaagaagaACAACAATTTCCATGAAATACATTTCAAGgaatatttgattattttcaatAGGCCCTAAAATGAGACTGATTGGCAGAAACATTGgtgttcattattattattttttttttttgcagtgtcaTAGTCACCTCTCTttgcaacaaaaacaagaaactgtCACACTCAATGCCCTAAGGACAAAAAAGTggcagctttgcaaaaactcctgcaaaaatattataaagtaatatttttttccactttaaatgatGGAATCTTTCAAAAATACTTCATcctgaaatataaatattaatcacgtttttttattttaaccccTCAAGAAGAGGGACTCCAGCTGAGGTGGAGCAGAAGCTGTAAATGGACAGACTGATCTTTGCATGCAAGCTTCCCACGTTGTGCTGCCAGCTGTTCTCTTCCTGTCCATGGAAAAGTCACACCGCCCTTACATTTGCTGATGAGAGGGGCTTGCAGCAGTACCCTGCAGATTTAaactgattaatttttttgacCTGTAAACAGCATCCAAAAATGAGCATCTCTATATacgcctgcagttcctctgtgtCTACATAAGCCACTGAGTGATTCATATGCAGGTTTGTCATGGCCACAATTTGCTTCAACCAGCAGCAGTGCATGTTCATGTCATGGTGTGTATGTCCTGGGATCAAACCTCTGGTTGCTACTCATGATTTACTGTTATTGAATTCGTTTATAATTGAGAGTGTTGGTCCACTTAACCTGAGTGCAAAATTGCAGTGTTGGACTGTAATGCTACGTGGACGAATGTGCTAATGGCTGTGAATAGACAGAAATATTGTCACAGATGGCTGGTGTAGAGACTACATGGAGCACTCTGCTGTGCGAGTGCTGTGTAGGACTGACCTGGTGCTGAGGCAGAAGCCTCGGTGGCTGGGGATGAGCCAAACCATCGGGAGATGAAGCTGCGTTTCTGTGGGCCCGACGCTCCTGCAGCTGGTGACTGAAGGTGTTCGGGTGACTGGGCCAATGATTTTACCTCAGCAGCAGGTGAAGCTGCCCcgccagctgctgctgctgtgggagGCGGAGGAGAGGTTGTGGACACAGATGGTGACTGTGGGAGTGGCTGCGAAGGGATTGGTGGCTGTGGAGTGCTGGGACTGGAGCTGCCGGTGGAGGCCCCACTGGGAGGGACAATGGGGGACTGAGAGCCTGATGAGGGACTCTGACCGTTGGCTGGACCAGGGGAACCATAGCCCTTACTGCGAGACTCCAAGTTCTCCAGGAAACTGCAGATATCACAACAGGACTTTTAAGAGACTTTGAATAATATCTGAGGCCATCAATACAGTTTAGAAACTAGAGTAAGGAAAAACTCAGTAGAAGGAAATGTACACAGATGTGTAGTTCATTTTACAAATCTGTTAAATTCAACTGCTAGAAGATGGAGGTAGTAGTGTGCACCCAGCTCACTAGTTTAAGCCCAGCAGTGGACATGAGAGCACCTAATGCATAAAAAGTGAGGACACATATTTTACATAGAGTGGGGGAGAATTTTGGGAAATAAAGCTTTTGATCTAGTCCCTCTAGTGGCTCAGTAACAGCAGTGCACAGGCTGTCAGAGAGAATAAAGATGAGCATACATCTCATAGTTCTGATCTTCAGTCTCCTGCTGGACACAGAGCTCCTCCAGTGTCGCATCCATGTCCAACTGGTTGGtctccagctgcctcaggaGGGTCTccctctgcacacaaacacatggcaTGATTACCTGGGCACGTGCTGAGATGAAATAGGTGTGCTTTGTCTTccattacaataaataaatcataataaaaaattataGCGTTTGAAAACCtgatattataaataaaaataaatcaaatattcagcacataaaacaaaacaataacctGCAGCTGTAGGAACGGGATGTTGAAAAACTTGTGCAGATATTTCAAGCCAAAGCCATTCTTCATAGAGGACTCGGCATAGTGGATGTAAGATGATCCCATAGGTCTGTAAAAGGAAAGCATTAGTAGTAAACTCAAGTTTCTGAATATATACCCTATATTTACATGCCTCATTGATGTCCAAgtgttatttaataaaaaaaaacaaacaaacaaaaaaaaaaaacggaaaGAGGTGTAGCTGCATTTACCACCTCAAGGGCACAAAAACATCAGACACATCATCAGCTTGTTAAGTTGTTAAACTGACAGTGGATAACACCTTCCCTTTGACACTAGACAGCTTTCAGTGGTAAAATATCCATTTGTATTATACTGGTTAGTTACCAACCAGCCAAATAAATATAAGTCACGTTCCCCAgggtagctgtggctacaaccgtagctgcctccaccagtgtttgtgaatgcgagagtgaatgaatagtggcattgtaaagcgctttgggtgccttgaaaagcgctatataaatccaatccatcatcatcatcatcacttttgAACACTATTATGCGAGTTATCTTCTATCCACGGTCTACTGTTCAGCGTAGTTTCTACCGCTGTTTTCACTGCAGAGTCTATATAAAAATTGTAGGTAACAATCTTCAAGTCCCTCATTGGTTAGTGATATTCTGTTTTAACGCTACAAGTTTAGCGTTTTTGTTGTGACCATCTCAGCTTTTTGAAACTAATGCCACATTGATGTGCTCAATGGATAACaaactgtaaatgaaaacattttgtattATGAGCACATACAGTTTTATCCTCCCTTTTGACTTTGGCGAACCATCATTTACAAAACAATCATATTGTATTTATTAAGAATAAAATCTAGGAAGGAAAGTTTCCTGAAGTCAAAGCTCAAGGGAGCTGAAAATTGTTTTTCCAGAGACTTTTATAGAATCAGACATCTTTTCTGTTAGAGAGAAttcaggtttaaggcacttccacACTGGCAGGTAGCAGGAGTTTCGGTTTAAAATCCCCAGGAAGTACCATGTTTTCACAGATTATTTTACTTGCAGCATGTTTTgtgcaaatatgttttaaatgtgcaagaTGCTAAGCTGTACCTTACGTCTCTGATTGGAGTGGTGGCACTCATAGGGATCATTTTGTGGGGAAGAAGAGTCGGATGACCCACAAAATTACCATTTTTACACAACTGTGCATTGAGCCTGAAGCAGACAGCCCACTAGAGAAAGTTGATGGCCACTGTTATGATACCTGTTATCTACTACTGGGGTTTTAAGTTTTGCAGAGCCAGTCCCTCTGGTGAGGTGTAAGCTCAAATCTgggtaagaaaacaaaattaacaaaaaaaaaaaagcttcttccTGTTTTGGTTGTGTCACTGAGCCCTCAGTTCCCTGGATGTCTGGTTTGTGGCTGCAGACACAGTGAAAGAACACTAATCTAGTTGTTGATTatgtaaatttttttaaagttaaaaccaAAAATTAAAGTCCTTAGAGAATTATATTGTTCCCGGTTCTGTTTTCTTCcaacacttcctgtttattCCTGGTA
This genomic stretch from Astatotilapia calliptera chromosome 12, fAstCal1.2, whole genome shotgun sequence harbors:
- the rabl6b gene encoding rab-like protein 6 isoform X1, whose protein sequence is MFSALKKLVGSEPGQLKEKNIPAGLQSMNQSLQRRFAKGVQYNMKIVIRGDRNTGKSTLWHRLQGKKFVEEYIPTQEIQATSIHWNYKTTDDVVKVEVWDVVDKGQKYPLPEGVGKGKRRGDNLKLENEPQESDEVALDAEFLDVYKNCNGVIMMFDITKQWTFNYILRELPKVPTHVPVCVLGNYRDMGEHRVILPDDIRDLIAGLNRPMGSSYIHYAESSMKNGFGLKYLHKFFNIPFLQLQRETLLRQLETNQLDMDATLEELCVQQETEDQNYEIFLENLESRSKGYGSPGPANGQSPSSGSQSPIVPPSGASTGSSSPSTPQPPIPSQPLPQSPSVSTTSPPPPTAAAAGGAASPAAEVKSLAQSPEHLQSPAAGASGPQKRSFISRWFGSSPATEASASAPEEPPVPVCPAKVQSVDDFVPDERLDKSFLEDSLPSKTKVPRPAAAPTVDSDSDGEDRGNPMVSSFQDELDPDDTEPSLSNSKALPPIKDITLSSDEEEGIPTALVISQDQDLESKPELKAPIITKPKVTSKAPDPQGQTTPPISLTLTPAVEQPARHQGKKKGSTPKVEDSDTDPEAPVAQQMLSFVMDDPDFDSEASDTPKIAKDTFPVRDELLSDLSDDDMQLAKVPEPLKPTVITFKPKDDTDLFGLGIQEEPPAAKESSEDQEEKESKHSSKEKKKKKKKSKEVNFLLILHTVRTLCLKKRNKTVFLIDHRVYSIYRY
- the rabl6b gene encoding rab-like protein 6 isoform X2, with the translated sequence MFSALKKLVGSEPGQLKEKNIPAGLQSMNQSLQRRFAKGVQYNMKIVIRGDRNTGKSTLWHRLQGKKFVEEYIPTQEIQATSIHWNYKTTDDVVKVEVWDVVDKGKGKRRGDNLKLENEPQESDEVALDAEFLDVYKNCNGVIMMFDITKQWTFNYILRELPKVPTHVPVCVLGNYRDMGEHRVILPDDIRDLIAGLNRPMGSSYIHYAESSMKNGFGLKYLHKFFNIPFLQLQRETLLRQLETNQLDMDATLEELCVQQETEDQNYEIFLENLESRSKGYGSPGPANGQSPSSGSQSPIVPPSGASTGSSSPSTPQPPIPSQPLPQSPSVSTTSPPPPTAAAAGGAASPAAEVKSLAQSPEHLQSPAAGASGPQKRSFISRWFGSSPATEASASAPEEPPVPVCPAKVQSVDDFVPDERLDKSFLEDSLPSKTKVPRPAAAPTVDSDSDGEDRGNPMVSSFQDELDPDDTEPSLSNSKALPPIKDITLSSDEEEGIPTALVISQDQDLESKPELKAPIITKPKVTSKAPDPQGQTTPPISLTLTPAVEQPARHQGKKKGSTPKVEDSDTDPEAPVAQQMLSFVMDDPDFDSEASDTPKIAKDTFPVRDELLSDLSDDDMQLAKVPEPLKPTVITFKPKDDTDLFGLGIQEEPPAAKESSEDQEEKESKHSSKEKKKKKKKSKEVNFLLILHTVRTLCLKKRNKTVFLIDHRVYSIYRY
- the rabl6b gene encoding rab-like protein 6 isoform X3 gives rise to the protein MFSALKKLVGSEPGQLKEKNIPAGLQSMNQSLQRRFAKGVQYNMKIVIRGDRNTGKSTLWHRLQGKKFVEEYIPTQEIQATSIHWNYKTTDDVVKVEVWDVVDKGQKYPLPEGVGKGKRRGDNLKLENEPQESDEVALDAEFLDVYKNCNGVIMMFDITKQWTFNYILRELPKVPTHVPVCVLGNYRDMGEHRVILPDDIRDLIAGLNRPMGSSYIHYAESSMKNGFGLKYLHKFFNIPFLQLQRETLLRQLETNQLDMDATLEELCVQQETEDQNYEIFLENLESRSKGYGSPGPANGQSPSSGSQSPIVPPSGASTGSSSPSTPQPPIPSQPLPQSPSVSTTSPPPPTAAAAGGAASPAAEVKSLAQSPEHLQSPAAGASGPQKRSFISRWFGSSPATEASASAPEEPPVPVCPAKVQSVDDFVPDERLDKSFLEDSLPSKTKVPRPAAAPTVDSDSDGEDRGNPMVSSFQDELDPDDTEPSLSNSKALPPIKDITLSSDEEEGIPTALVISQDQDLESKPELKAPIITKPKVTSKAPDPQGQTTPPISLTLTPAVEQPARHQGKKKGSTPKVEDSDTDPEAPVAQQMLSFVMDDPDFDSEASDTPKIAKDTFPVRDELLSDLSDDDMQLAKVPEPLKPTVITFKPKDDTDLFGLGIQEEPPAAKESSEDQEEKESKHSSKEKKKKKKKSKEEDEKSKKKHKHKKREKDEAAVPDEKEKKKKKSRTKKTEVDELEDFLGGGAASIKRDDGDYEEL